The Rhea pennata isolate bPtePen1 chromosome 9, bPtePen1.pri, whole genome shotgun sequence genome has a segment encoding these proteins:
- the LOC134144280 gene encoding LOW QUALITY PROTEIN: G-protein coupled receptor 35-like (The sequence of the model RefSeq protein was modified relative to this genomic sequence to represent the inferred CDS: deleted 1 base in 1 codon), whose protein sequence is MHGRQASHLPARLLKALQSIGGDTNHGRTVPLNTSKMNHTSCNITASESFPLVQLCVYIPVFLSGSVLNALALWVFCCKLGKWTETRVYMANLALADCLLLFTLPFKILSQFYRLKVDRWCLFLEGAYFINRLMSISVVTVVAADRYFTIKYPLKAKMLRSPLKAALASGFLWIVIICKISLIKQLEAREQGEFCFEKSSTVPSVITLCAIIAGFFIPLIILSFCSIKVIAELMRKKNENHHKEKLIRKAAYIVSTNMTVFILCFLPLYLGHLLRFIMDSTSSSCSAIQRVNNFVHLASILANTNCCLDAICYYFVNKEFKEASPKLAKARSEASEAAEIQLPCLTH, encoded by the exons ATGCATGGCAGAcaagcatctcacctc ccGGCAAGGCTACTTAAGGCTCTCCAATCAATAGGGGGTGATACAAACCATGGCA GAACTGTGCCTCTTAATACCTCCAAAATGAACCACACCAGCTGCAATATCACAGCCTCCGAAAGCTTTCCACTTGTACAGCTCTGTGTTTACATCCCAGTTTTCCTTTCAGGCAGTGTGCTGAATGCATTGGCGCTGTGGGTGTTCTGCTGCAAACTCGGCAAGTGGACAGAAACTAGAGTGTATATGGCCAACTTAGCTTTGGCTGACTGTTTACTGCTCTTTactttgccttttaaaatactctCACAGTTCTATCGACTGAAGGTAGACAGATGGTGTTTATTTCTGGAAGGTGCCTATTTCATCAACCGCTTAATGAGCATCAGTGTAGTTACTGTCGTAGCAGCTGACAGATATTTCACAATCAAGTATCCTTTGAAAGCCAAGATGCTAAGGTCTCCACTGAAGGCAGCTCTTGCCTCTGGATTTCTTTGGATAGTCATCATCTGCAAGATTTCCCTCATTAAACAATTAGAGGCCCGAGAGCAAGGTGAATTTTGCTTTGAGAAGTCTTCCACTGTGCCCTCAGTGATCACACTATGTGCTATTATTGCAGGGTTCTTCATACCACTTATTATCCTGAGTTTTTGCTCCATAAAAGTCATTGCAGAActcatgagaaagaaaaatgaaaaccatcACAAAGAAAAGTTAATCAGGAAGGCCGCCTACATTGTTTCCACAAATATGACTGTATTCATCCTATGCTTTTTGCCTCTTTACCTTGGGCATCTCCTTCGCTTTATAATGGACTccaccagctccagctgctccGCAATACAAAGGGTTAACAATTTTGTTCACCTCGCCTCAATCCTTGCAAACACGAACTGCTGCCTGGATGCTATTTGTTATTACTTTGTAAACAAGGAATTTAAAGAAGCGTCTCCCAAGCTAGCAAAGGCCAGATCTGAAGCCagtgaagcagctgaaattcAGCTGCCATGCCTAACACACTAG
- the LOC134144310 gene encoding G-protein coupled receptor 35-like, translating to MVNCSQSNDTVQDGVLLFQLIIYVPVLAFGVLLNAIAFWVFCCKLKRWSETRVYMINLMVADCSLLFALPFLIYFHQQEHPTGKLCFTIQCIYFTNMPMSILIVTMIAIDRYIAIKFPLKAKTLRSPLKSASICGLLWITLVTYAYFHPEFEEGKEQFCFQKRTVQPKYSTLLSILFGYFIPLGIVVFCSVQVIKCLKQKMSTSPHETKLIQKALHVVSVNLCVFVICFSPFYIVLLLRFVVDVTGACSLIPNIRVSIQIFACLANANCCLDAFCYYFAAKEFQETSSLLPHCVFMRFRMNQSQESQQPTDQVMT from the coding sequence ATGGTGAACTGCTCGCAAAGCAATGACACAGTGCAGGATGGCGTCCTGCTTTTTCAGCTGATTATCTATGTCCCAGTTCTTGCATTTGGGGTCCTGCTGAACGCGATTGCCTTCTGGGTCTTCTGCTGCAAACTGAAGAGGTGGTCCGAGACCAGAGTGTACATGATCAACCTGATGGTCGCCGACTGTTCCCTGCTCTTTGCTCTGCCTTTCCTGATATATTTTCACCAACAAGAGCACCCCACAGGCAAGCTTTGCTTCACCATACAgtgtatatattttacaaacatGCCTATGAGCATCCTCATCGTCACGATGATTGCAATTGATCGATACATTGCAATAAAGTTCCCTCTAAAAGCAAAAACTCTCAGATCCCCGCTGAAATCAGCTTCCATCTGTGGACTTCTATGGATAACGCTCGTAACATATGCCTACTTCCATCCAGAatttgaagaaggaaaggaacaattctgctttcagaaaagaactGTTCAGCCTAAATATTCAACACTGCTCTCCATTTTATTTGGGTATTTTATTCCCTTGGGGATTGTGGTTTTTTGTTCCGTGCAAGTCATTAAATGTCTCAAACAGAAGATGTCCACGAGCCCGCATGAGACAAAACTAATCCAGAAAGCGCTCCACGTTGTTTCTGTGAATCTGTGTGTGTTCGTTATATGCTTTTCACCTTTCTACATTGTACTGCTCTTGCGGTTTGTGGTGGATGTTACTGGAGCCTGTTCTCTGATCCCAAATATTAGAGTCTCTATACAGATCTTTGCATGCTTAGCAAATGCTAACTGCTGTTTGGATGCTTTCTGCTATTACTTTGCAGCCAAGGAATTTCAGGAAacttcctctctgctcccccATTGTGTTTTTATGAGGTTTAGGATGAATCAAAGCCAAGAGTCACAGCAACCCACAGACCAAGTCATGACCTAA
- the LOC134144281 gene encoding G-protein coupled receptor 35-like — protein MTTNASSNCNSTSFELHHHIRLLEFTLLILIFFFGAIFNALALWVFFYKLKKWTETRVYVVNLVVADCSVICTLPFTAYLLWNKSVRNKLCQFIEAMYIINMVVSIYIALFISLDRYLAIKHPLKAKAFRSPLKAALLCGLLWVFVIISTTLQLQQRQAAFCFQKDTATPAVLTLLSLFFVFTLPLATLSFCSVEVIRTLKRRLSRNSLEEKLIHKAIYIIYTNMTVFIICFLPAYLALLTRFIMESIGVTCSTIQVMRNLSSVTRCIATSNCCLDSVCYYFVTKEFHVTKEFQETLSPSKHCITKTNQSHAQLRLPLLTPLITEGLEMLREDGAQKEYNEGGQEGDCATALRRRPVLAVAVPARRNVPSRAPRQLAATDTPVLASCLEGTALRVLSARSPTAGLQNTETRSPRQARRSYAPAQALCVLGKDSPDESPVPLQAEGKRATRLRVANDNGNYSGLSPPLCPLLCLSQTAFSESDP, from the exons ATGACAACAAATGCGTCTAGCAACTGCAATTCCACAAGCTTTGAGCTCCACCACCACATTCGTCTCCTTGAATTTACTCTTCTcatccttattttctttttcgGAGCAATATTTAACGCCCTCGCCCTGTGGGTTTTCTTCTACAAGCTGAAGAAGTGGACAGAAACCAGGGTGTACGTAGTCAATTTAGTCGTTGCAGATTGCTCTGTGATCTGCACCTTGCCATTCACAGCCTATTTACTCTGGAATAAGTCAGTTCGAAACAAACTCTGCCAGTTTATAGAGGCGATGTACATTATCAACATGGTAGTGAGCATCTACATAGCTCTGTTCATCTCTCTCGATCGATACCTTGCTATAAAGCACCCCTTGAAAGCCAAGGCCTTTAGGTCTCCGCTGAAGGCTGCGCTTCTCTGTGGACTTCTTTGGGTCTTCGTGATAATCAGCACAACCTTACAACTTCAGCAGAGACAGGCcgctttctgctttcagaaggaTACGGCAACACCAGCTGTTCTGACCctgctttcacttttctttgtttttactctCCCATTAGCAACCTTGAGCTTCTGTTCCGTAGAAGTCATCAGGACCTTGAAGAGAAGGCTGAGCAGAAATTCACTGGAAGAAAAGTTAATCCACAAAGctatttacattatttatacGAATATGACTGTGTTTATAATATGTTTTCTCCCAGCCTACCTTGCCCTACTTACCAGGTTCATAATGGAAAGCATTGGAGTTACCTGTTCCACGATCCAGGTTATGAGGAACTTGTCTTCTGTGACACGGTGCATCGCTACATCCAACTGCTGCCTGGATAGCGTTTGCTATTATTTTGTGACCAAGGAATTCCATGTGACCAAGGAATTCCAAGAGACTCTTTCTCCGTCCAAACACTGCATtaccaaaacaaatcaaagcc ACGCTCAGCTGCGTCTGCCACTGCTCACGCCGCTGATCACGGAAGGTCTGGAAATGCTGAGGGAGGACGGGGCTCAAAAAGAGTACAACGAGGGTGGGCAGGAAGGTGACTGC GCCACAGCCCTCAGGAGGCGGCCCGTGCTCGCTGTGGCCGTGCCAGCCCGGAGGAACGTCCCCAGCCGTGCTCCACGGCAGCTCGCGGCCACGGATACTCCTGTCCTCGCCAGCTGTCTGGAGGGAACCGCGCTGCGTGTCCTGAGCGCCCGCTCTCCTACCGCCGGCCTTCAAAACACGGAAACACGGAGCCCGCGCCAGGCCAGGCGCTCTTACGCGCCGGCTCAGGCGCTCTGCGTTTTGGGGAAGGATTCTCCTGATGAATCCCCGGTGCCCTTACAGGCAGAAGGGAAGCGGGCTACGCGCTTGCGGGTGGCTAACGACAACGGGAATTACTCGGGGCTATCGCCTCCGCTCTGTCCTTTGCTGTGCCTCAGCCAAACGGCTTTTAGCGAATCGGACCCCTGA